ACGAGGTGGTCGCCCTGGTCGAGCAGGCCGGACGGCGCGCGGTGCCGGTCCCCGGTGATCTGGGGACCGAGGACGGCAACACCGCCCTGGTGCGGGCGGCCGTCGAAACGCTTGGCGGTATCGACGTTCTCGTATCGGTGGCCGGGGTGCAGACCTGGGTCGATGACATCGCCGACCTGACCACCGAACAGTTCGACCGCACCTTTAAGGTCAACGTCTACGGCCTGTTCTGGCTGACGAAGGCCGCCCTGCCGCACATGGGGCCGGGCGGCAGCATCGTGGCCACGTCGTCGGTGCAGGCCTACCGGCCCTCGCCGGGTCTGCTCGACTACGCGACCACCAAGGCCTCCATCAACACCTACGCCAAGGCGCTGGCCCAACAGGTCGCCCCCCGCGGCATCCGGGTGAACGTGGTCGCCCCGGGCCCGGTCTGGACGCCGCTGCAGGTCACCGGCGGTCAACCACCGGAGAAGATCCCCGATTTCGGTGCGTCCGCGTGGCTCGGCCGGGCCGGCCAACCGGCCGAGGTCGCTGCCGCCTACGTCCATCTGGCCGGGGCGGAGTCCAGTTTCACCACCGGGGCGACCCTGTCGGTCACCGGCGGGAACCCGACGCCATGAGCATCCGGGACGCCGACGGCTATCTGCCG
This window of the Nakamurella flava genome carries:
- a CDS encoding SDR family oxidoreductase, with the protein product MTTDPPRTQHTPVDPTTAHPRPPQPGQRQPAPGLAGRMQPRPDHGEDSYVGSGRLAGRRAVVTGADSGIGRAVAIAFAREGADVVLGYLPSEQADADEVVALVEQAGRRAVPVPGDLGTEDGNTALVRAAVETLGGIDVLVSVAGVQTWVDDIADLTTEQFDRTFKVNVYGLFWLTKAALPHMGPGGSIVATSSVQAYRPSPGLLDYATTKASINTYAKALAQQVAPRGIRVNVVAPGPVWTPLQVTGGQPPEKIPDFGASAWLGRAGQPAEVAAAYVHLAGAESSFTTGATLSVTGGNPTP